DNA from Streptomyces luteogriseus:
CTGTAGTCCAGGCCGAGCTGCGGGTCCTGGACGACCTGACCGGCGGCCTTGAAGGTGATCGCGAAGACGAAGGTCGGCGGAGCGATCACATCGGGGTGACCGAGCGCCTTGGCGGCCTCCGCGTCCGTGTACGCCGGGTTGGCGTCCCCGACCGCCTCGGCGAACTCACGGATCTTCTCCCGGCCCACCTCGTAGGGCGCGGTGGGCGGGTACGTCCGCCCCACGAAGGACTGGTCGAGCGCCATGGCTCGGCACCTCCTGGTTAGCTCTACTGACCGGTACGCGGTCCCTCAACGACGCGAGGCCGCCCCCGATCTCTCGGGAACGGCCTCGTGTACGAGCCTGAATTATCGCGTTTCGCGGTGCGCGGTGTGCGCATTGCAACGCGGGCAGTGCTTCTTCATCTCAAGACGATCCGGGTTGTTACGCCGGTTCTTCTTGGTGATGTAGTTCCGCTCCTTGCACTCCACGCAGGCCAGCGTGATCTTCGGGCGGACGTCGGTGGCAGCCACGTGAGTGCTCCTAAGACGAACGGATGGACTTATTCAACGCAAGAAAGAGTAGCCGATCGAAGGACCGACCCCGCAATCGGCTACTGTCAGTAGCGGTGACCGGACTTGAACCGGTGACACAGCGATTATGAGCCGCTTGCTCTACCGACTGAGCTACACCGCTTTGATGTGGTCCGGACCCCGTCTCGCGACGGGAGCCAGTCACACCAGAGCCCCAAAACGGAATCGAACC
Protein-coding regions in this window:
- a CDS encoding MaoC family dehydratase N-terminal domain-containing protein; amino-acid sequence: MALDQSFVGRTYPPTAPYEVGREKIREFAEAVGDANPAYTDAEAAKALGHPDVIAPPTFVFAITFKAAGQVVQDPQLGLDYSRVVHGDQKFAYRRPVRAGDRLTVTSTIEAIKSLAGNDIVDIRGEVHDEAGEHVVTAWTKLVARAAEEA
- the rpmG gene encoding 50S ribosomal protein L33; protein product: MAATDVRPKITLACVECKERNYITKKNRRNNPDRLEMKKHCPRCNAHTAHRETR